Proteins encoded together in one Streptomyces sp. NA04227 window:
- a CDS encoding DivIVA domain-containing protein produces the protein MDVQKRLDEIVDAVTNARSMPMSASCVVNRAELLAQLAEVREALPGSLAQAQELIGGRDHMVEQARQEAERIIESAHAERGSLVSGTEIARRAQEEADRILAEARREAEEVRAEADDYVDSKLANFEVVLTKTLGSVGRGREKLLGTGPAAGEHPEYAEDPDYAEAPERSQDPETLRQRADQYVDVKLGAFEAVLAKTLQAVGRGRQKLHGRVAADELGDLSGENAHGHHTSDADYLAGLAELADPAPGGAPAPEGQDPRVPVPPQYTPETAAAAQAPAHPASAPAHPGQVPAHPGQAPAPQQAYADAGQDPYSYAQQDPYAYQQQSYAQQDAYGYQQTEQYDQYAAQQQHGYPQHGEQVAYGQGYAQDASIGDQFHAQGQLPAQGYEQGGYAPAQDQQSYAQPQAPQQPTSLDETSLFDTGMISAEQLRQYEQGR, from the coding sequence GTGGACGTGCAGAAGAGACTCGACGAGATCGTCGACGCGGTCACAAACGCCCGGTCCATGCCCATGTCGGCCTCCTGCGTGGTCAACCGCGCCGAACTGCTCGCGCAGCTCGCCGAGGTCCGTGAGGCGCTGCCAGGTTCCCTGGCGCAGGCGCAGGAACTGATCGGCGGCCGCGACCACATGGTCGAGCAGGCCCGCCAGGAAGCCGAGCGCATCATCGAGTCCGCCCACGCGGAACGCGGCTCGCTGGTCTCCGGCACCGAGATCGCCCGGCGCGCGCAGGAGGAGGCCGACCGGATCCTCGCCGAGGCCCGCCGGGAGGCCGAGGAGGTCCGTGCCGAGGCCGACGACTACGTGGACTCCAAGCTCGCGAACTTCGAGGTCGTCCTGACCAAGACGCTCGGCTCCGTCGGCCGCGGCCGCGAGAAGCTGCTCGGCACCGGCCCCGCCGCCGGCGAGCACCCCGAGTACGCCGAGGACCCCGACTACGCCGAGGCGCCCGAGCGCAGCCAGGACCCGGAGACGCTGCGGCAGCGCGCCGACCAGTACGTCGACGTCAAGCTCGGCGCCTTCGAGGCCGTACTCGCCAAGACGCTCCAGGCCGTCGGCCGAGGCCGCCAGAAGCTGCACGGCCGCGTCGCCGCGGACGAGCTGGGCGACCTGTCCGGCGAGAACGCCCACGGACACCACACCAGCGACGCCGACTACCTCGCGGGCCTCGCCGAACTCGCCGACCCCGCCCCGGGCGGCGCCCCCGCACCCGAGGGCCAGGACCCCCGCGTCCCGGTCCCGCCCCAGTACACCCCCGAAACCGCCGCCGCGGCCCAGGCCCCGGCACACCCCGCCTCGGCCCCCGCCCACCCCGGCCAGGTTCCGGCCCACCCCGGCCAGGCGCCCGCACCGCAGCAGGCCTACGCCGACGCCGGGCAGGACCCGTACTCCTACGCCCAGCAGGACCCGTACGCGTATCAACAGCAGTCCTACGCCCAGCAGGACGCGTACGGCTACCAGCAGACCGAGCAGTACGACCAGTACGCCGCCCAGCAGCAGCACGGCTACCCCCAGCACGGGGAGCAGGTCGCGTACGGGCAGGGGTACGCGCAGGACGCGAGCATCGGCGACCAGTTCCACGCCCAAGGGCAGCTGCCCGCGCAGGGCTACGAACAGGGCGGGTACGCGCCCGCCCAGGATCAGCAGTCCTACGCTCAGCCGCAGGCACCGCAGCAGCCCACCTCCCTCGACGAGACCAGCCTCTTCGACACCGGGATGATCTCCGCCGAGCAACTGCGCCAGTACGAGCAGGGGCGCTGA
- a CDS encoding DUF177 domain-containing protein: MAVNARLDHRNPLVFDTHELGRRPGGLQRLSRSVEAPGGAATAFGIPGVVTVPENAPVELDIRLESVMEGVLVTGTARAEAEAECVRCLEPLGLDVEADFQEMFSYPDADERGRAFTEPADDAEDDEDRLFLEDGLFDLEPVLRDAVVLALPMQPVCREDCPGLCSECGARLADDPDHHHDAVDPRWAALQGLAGTDQAGEKDEMSDAEAGVDEKQEK; encoded by the coding sequence ATGGCCGTGAACGCCCGCCTTGACCATCGCAACCCGCTCGTGTTCGACACACATGAGCTGGGCCGGCGTCCCGGTGGGCTGCAACGACTCAGCCGCAGCGTCGAGGCGCCCGGCGGGGCGGCTACGGCCTTCGGCATTCCGGGTGTCGTCACGGTCCCCGAGAACGCCCCGGTGGAACTCGACATCCGCCTCGAATCGGTGATGGAGGGCGTGCTTGTCACAGGTACCGCCCGTGCCGAGGCCGAAGCGGAGTGCGTAAGGTGTCTGGAGCCGCTCGGACTCGACGTCGAAGCGGACTTCCAGGAGATGTTCTCGTACCCTGACGCCGACGAGCGGGGCCGTGCTTTCACGGAACCGGCCGACGACGCCGAGGACGACGAGGACAGGCTCTTCCTCGAGGACGGCCTGTTCGACCTCGAACCCGTGCTGCGTGACGCGGTGGTGCTCGCACTGCCGATGCAGCCGGTGTGCCGGGAGGACTGCCCGGGCCTGTGCTCCGAATGCGGAGCGCGGCTCGCGGACGACCCGGACCACCACCACGATGCCGTCGACCCCCGGTGGGCGGCACTGCAGGGACTCGCCGGAACCGATCAGGCCGGCGAGAAGGACGAGATGAGCGACGCCGAAGCTGGCGTCGACGAGAAGCAGGAGAAGTAG
- the rpmF gene encoding 50S ribosomal protein L32 encodes MAVPKRKMSRSNTRHRRSQWKAAVPTLVACERCHEPKQQHIACPACGTYNKRQVLEV; translated from the coding sequence GTGGCTGTTCCGAAGCGGAAGATGTCGCGCAGCAACACGCGCCACCGCCGGTCGCAGTGGAAGGCTGCGGTCCCCACCCTGGTTGCGTGCGAGCGCTGCCACGAGCCCAAGCAGCAGCACATCGCCTGCCCTGCTTGCGGCACCTACAACAAGCGCCAGGTCCTCGAGGTCTGA
- the rnc gene encoding ribonuclease III, which produces MSEARENRKNGPRSGGSNPADTASSHTLLEGRLGYQLESALLVRALTHRSYAYENGGLPTNERLEFLGDSVLGLVVTDTLYRTHPDLPEGQLAKLRAAVVNSRALAEVGRGLELGSFIRLGRGEEGTGGRDKASILADTLEAVIGAVYLDQGLDVAAELVHRLFDPLIEKSSNLGAGLDWKTSLQELTATEGLGVPEYLVSETGPDHEKTFTAAARVGGVSYGTGTGRSKKEAEQQAAESAWRAIRADADERAKAAAAAEAAVEPDPEVS; this is translated from the coding sequence GTGTCTGAAGCCCGGGAGAACCGGAAGAACGGCCCCCGCTCCGGCGGGAGCAACCCGGCGGACACAGCCTCGTCCCACACGCTTCTGGAAGGGCGGCTCGGCTATCAGCTCGAGTCCGCCCTTCTGGTGCGCGCGCTGACCCACCGCTCCTACGCGTACGAGAACGGCGGTCTGCCGACCAACGAGCGTCTGGAGTTCCTCGGGGACTCCGTACTGGGCCTCGTGGTCACCGACACGCTGTACCGAACCCACCCGGACCTGCCCGAGGGCCAACTGGCCAAGTTGCGGGCCGCGGTGGTCAATTCGCGTGCGCTGGCGGAAGTGGGGCGTGGGCTGGAACTCGGCTCCTTCATCCGGCTCGGCCGTGGTGAAGAGGGCACGGGTGGCCGGGACAAGGCGTCCATCCTCGCCGACACCCTCGAAGCGGTGATCGGCGCGGTCTATCTCGACCAGGGACTCGACGTGGCGGCGGAGCTGGTGCACCGGCTCTTCGACCCGCTGATCGAGAAGTCCTCCAATCTCGGTGCCGGACTGGACTGGAAGACCAGCCTCCAGGAACTCACGGCGACCGAGGGACTCGGCGTGCCCGAGTACCTCGTCTCCGAGACCGGACCCGACCACGAGAAGACCTTCACCGCTGCTGCCCGCGTCGGAGGCGTCTCGTACGGCACCGGTACCGGCCGCAGCAAGAAGGAAGCCGAACAGCAGGCGGCCGAGTCGGCCTGGCGCGCGATCCGCGCCGACGCCGACGAACGGGCCAAGGCGGCGGCAGCGGCTGAGGCCGCGGTCGAGCCGGACCCGGAGGTCTCCTAG
- the mutM gene encoding bifunctional DNA-formamidopyrimidine glycosylase/DNA-(apurinic or apyrimidinic site) lyase, whose product MPELPEVEVVRRGLARWVAHREVRDAEVLHPRAVRRHLAGGADFVQRLTGARFEEPRRRGKYLWLPVETAREAESGHADTGVETARDAEAAHADSGTAAFSVLAHLGMSGQLLVQPESAPDEKHLRIRVRFTDDLGTELRFVDQRTFGGLSLHENTAEGLPDVIAHIARDPLDPAFDDEAFLTALRRRRTTVKRALLDQSLISGVGNIYADEALWRAKLHYDRPTATLTRPKSAELLGHVREVMTAALAVGGTSFDSLYVNVNGESGYFERSLDAYGREDEPCRRCGTPMRRRPWMNRSSYFCPRCQRPPRATTTQRGLGGTALGPGAV is encoded by the coding sequence GTGCCCGAGCTGCCCGAGGTCGAGGTCGTCCGCCGTGGACTCGCCCGCTGGGTCGCCCACCGGGAGGTGCGCGACGCCGAGGTGCTGCACCCGCGCGCGGTACGCCGCCACCTCGCGGGCGGCGCGGATTTCGTCCAGCGGCTCACCGGGGCCCGGTTCGAAGAGCCGAGGCGCCGGGGCAAGTATCTGTGGCTGCCGGTCGAAACGGCGCGGGAGGCGGAGTCGGGCCACGCGGACACCGGAGTCGAAACGGCCCGGGACGCGGAGGCGGCGCACGCGGACAGCGGCACCGCGGCCTTCTCGGTCCTCGCGCACCTGGGCATGAGCGGTCAGCTCCTCGTCCAGCCGGAGAGCGCCCCCGACGAGAAGCATCTGCGGATCCGGGTGCGTTTCACCGACGATCTCGGCACCGAGCTGCGCTTCGTCGACCAGCGCACCTTCGGCGGACTCTCGCTGCACGAGAACACCGCCGAGGGCCTGCCCGACGTCATCGCGCACATCGCCCGTGACCCGCTCGACCCCGCCTTCGACGACGAGGCCTTCCTCACCGCGCTGCGCCGCCGCCGTACCACCGTCAAGCGCGCCCTGCTCGACCAGTCCCTGATCAGCGGGGTCGGCAACATCTACGCGGACGAGGCCCTCTGGCGCGCCAAGCTCCACTACGACCGGCCGACCGCCACCCTCACCCGCCCCAAGTCGGCCGAACTCCTCGGCCACGTAAGGGAAGTGATGACCGCGGCCCTGGCGGTCGGCGGCACCAGTTTCGACAGTCTCTACGTCAATGTGAACGGCGAGTCCGGCTACTTCGAACGCTCCCTCGACGCCTACGGCCGGGAGGACGAGCCCTGCCGCCGCTGCGGTACGCCGATGCGCCGCCGCCCCTGGATGAACAGGTCCAGCTACTTCTGCCCGCGCTGCCAGCGCCCGCCCCGTGCGACGACCACCCAACGAGGGCTCGGCGGAACGGCGTTGGGGCCCGGGGCGGTGTAG
- a CDS encoding CAP domain-containing protein yields the protein MGRHRKRGAASLRTGLLGFSAVVAIGVVAVTTGAIPADSLHFTSGDDSGQVRAERTPSEPRTQTGPSAPPWEQGVESQSPSPSRTASPSESAPSAKPSDKPKPSPSKETAEPEKSESPEPKPLTSAPVTPRPTTPTPTPTPTKPEPDRPPTGSSAETQVINLVNEERANAGCSPLKPDAELAALAENFSEDMAARGFFDHTDPDGDSPWDRAEQAGITDMGGENIARGQADAEAVMESWMNSPGHRANILNCEFSTIGVGAHFADGGPWWTQDFGY from the coding sequence ATGGGACGCCACCGGAAGAGGGGTGCCGCGTCGCTGCGCACCGGACTGCTCGGCTTCTCCGCCGTCGTCGCCATCGGTGTGGTCGCGGTCACGACGGGTGCCATCCCGGCCGACTCCCTCCACTTCACCTCGGGTGACGACTCGGGACAGGTCCGGGCCGAACGCACTCCCTCCGAACCGCGCACGCAGACGGGACCGAGCGCGCCGCCGTGGGAACAGGGCGTCGAGTCGCAGAGCCCCTCCCCCTCCCGTACGGCCTCGCCCTCCGAGTCGGCCCCGTCCGCGAAGCCCTCGGACAAGCCGAAGCCGAGCCCGAGCAAGGAGACCGCCGAGCCCGAGAAGAGCGAGTCGCCCGAGCCGAAGCCGCTCACCTCCGCGCCTGTCACCCCGCGGCCCACCACTCCCACCCCCACGCCCACCCCGACGAAGCCCGAGCCGGACCGGCCGCCGACGGGTTCCAGCGCCGAGACCCAGGTGATCAACCTGGTGAACGAGGAGCGGGCGAACGCGGGCTGCTCCCCGCTCAAGCCGGATGCCGAACTCGCCGCCCTCGCCGAGAACTTCAGCGAGGACATGGCCGCGCGCGGCTTCTTCGACCACACCGACCCGGACGGCGACTCCCCCTGGGACCGCGCCGAGCAGGCGGGGATAACGGACATGGGCGGCGAGAACATCGCCCGCGGCCAGGCCGACGCCGAGGCCGTGATGGAGTCCTGGATGAACAGCCCGGGCCACCGCGCCAACATCCTGAACTGCGAGTTCTCGACCATAGGCGTGGGCGCGCACTTCGCCGACGGCGGCCCCTGGTGGACCCAGGACTTCGGGTACTGA
- a CDS encoding acylphosphatase → MTEHVRLTAWVRVQGVGFRWFTRARALEIGGLSGFALNLDDGRVQVVAEGPRARCEQLLDWLRDGDTPGAVTGVTEIWDTPRGGYESFAIR, encoded by the coding sequence ATGACGGAACATGTACGCCTCACCGCGTGGGTGCGGGTCCAGGGCGTGGGATTTCGCTGGTTCACCAGGGCCCGGGCGCTGGAGATCGGCGGCCTGAGTGGTTTTGCTCTCAACTTGGACGACGGCCGGGTCCAGGTGGTCGCCGAAGGACCCCGGGCGCGGTGCGAACAACTGCTCGACTGGCTGCGGGACGGCGACACACCCGGGGCCGTCACCGGCGTGACTGAGATCTGGGACACTCCGCGCGGCGGCTACGAGAGTTTCGCCATTCGCTGA
- the smc gene encoding chromosome segregation protein SMC, translated as MHLKALTLRGFKSFASATTLRFEPGITCVVGPNGSGKSNVVDALSWVMGEQGAKSLRGGKMEDVIFAGTTGRPPLGRAEVSLTIDNSDGALPIEYAEVTITRIMFRNGGSEYQINGDTCRLLDIQELLSDSGIGREMHVIVGQGQLDSVLHADPMGRRAFIEEAAGVLKHRKRKEKALRKLDAMQANLARVQDLTDELRRQLKPLGRQAAVARRAAVIQADLRDARLRLLADDLVALREALRTEVADEAALKARKEETEAALKAALTREARLEDEVGRLAPRLGQAQQTWYELSQFAERVRGTVSLADARIKSATSAPPEERRGRDPEDLEREAARIREQEAELEAALEAAERALDDTVSHRAELERELALEERRLKDAARAIADRREGLARLNAQAGAARSRAASAQQEIERLAVARDEAQQRASAAQEEYEQLKAEVDGLDADDTELAARHEEARAALAEAESALSAAREAASEAERSRAALTARHETLALGLRRKDGTGALLDAGERLTGLLGPAAELLRVTPGHEVALAAALGTAADAVAVASPATAAEALRLLRKQDAGRAALLLADAFAPAPASRADGLTYAADLVRGPDELMPAVRRLLDGMVVVASLEDAQDLVYVHPELTAVTAEGDLLGAHFAQGGSAGAPSLLEVQASVDEAAAQLEQLALRCEELAAERESAGERRRAAAALVEELGERRRAADREKSSVAQQLGRLGGQARGAAGEAERAAAAAARAQDAYDKAAIEAEELAERLAVAEELPVEDEPDSSVRDRLAADGANARQTEMEARLQVRTHEERVKGLAGRADGLDRAARAEREARARAEQRRARMRHEAEVAEAVASGARQLLAHVELSLGRADAERVLAERAKGERERELTAARAEGRDLKSALDKLTDSVHRGEVLGAEKRMRIEQLETKALEELGVEPAGLIAEYGPDQLVPPSLPAEGEELPEDPEHPRNLPRPFVRGEQEKRLKSAERAYQQLGKVNPLALEEFAALEERHKFLSEQLEDLKKTRADLLQVVKEVDERVEQVFTEAYRDTAREFEGVFSRLFPGGEGRLVLTDPDNMLTTGVDVEARPPGKKVKRLSLLSGGERSLTAVAMLVSIFKARPSPFYVMDEVEAALDDTNLQRLIRIMQELQEASQLIVITHQKRTMEVADALYGVSMQGDGVSKVISQRLR; from the coding sequence GTGCACCTCAAGGCCCTGACCCTGCGCGGCTTCAAATCCTTCGCGTCGGCCACGACGCTCAGGTTCGAACCGGGCATCACCTGCGTCGTCGGACCCAACGGTTCCGGCAAGTCGAATGTCGTCGACGCGCTGAGCTGGGTCATGGGCGAGCAGGGCGCCAAGTCGCTGCGCGGCGGCAAGATGGAAGACGTCATCTTCGCCGGCACCACCGGGCGGCCACCGCTCGGCCGCGCCGAAGTCTCGCTGACCATCGACAACTCCGACGGCGCGCTGCCCATCGAGTACGCCGAAGTCACCATTACGCGGATCATGTTCCGCAACGGCGGCAGCGAGTACCAGATCAACGGTGACACCTGTCGGCTGCTCGACATCCAGGAGTTGCTCTCCGACTCCGGTATCGGCCGCGAGATGCACGTCATCGTCGGCCAGGGCCAGCTGGACTCCGTTCTGCACGCCGATCCGATGGGCCGCCGCGCCTTCATCGAGGAGGCCGCCGGGGTACTCAAGCACCGCAAGCGCAAGGAGAAGGCGCTGCGCAAACTGGACGCGATGCAGGCCAACCTCGCCCGCGTCCAGGACCTCACCGACGAACTGCGCCGCCAGCTCAAGCCACTTGGCAGACAGGCCGCCGTCGCCCGCCGGGCCGCCGTCATCCAGGCCGACCTGCGCGACGCCCGCCTGCGGCTGCTCGCCGACGATCTCGTGGCGCTGCGCGAAGCCCTCAGGACCGAGGTCGCCGACGAGGCCGCGCTCAAGGCACGCAAGGAAGAGACCGAAGCCGCGCTCAAGGCCGCGCTGACCCGCGAGGCCCGACTCGAGGACGAGGTGGGCAGGCTCGCGCCGCGTCTGGGGCAGGCCCAGCAGACCTGGTACGAACTCTCCCAGTTCGCCGAGCGGGTGCGCGGCACGGTCAGCCTCGCCGACGCCCGGATCAAGAGCGCCACCAGCGCGCCGCCCGAGGAACGCCGCGGCCGTGACCCGGAGGACCTGGAGCGCGAGGCGGCCCGTATCCGCGAGCAGGAGGCCGAGCTGGAGGCCGCGCTCGAAGCCGCCGAGCGGGCACTGGACGACACGGTCTCGCACCGCGCCGAACTCGAACGCGAACTGGCCCTGGAGGAACGGCGCCTGAAGGACGCGGCCCGTGCCATCGCCGACCGGCGCGAGGGCCTTGCCCGCCTCAACGCGCAGGCGGGCGCGGCCCGTTCCCGCGCCGCCTCCGCCCAGCAGGAGATCGAACGCCTCGCAGTGGCCCGGGACGAGGCGCAGCAGCGCGCGAGCGCGGCCCAGGAGGAGTACGAGCAGCTCAAGGCCGAGGTCGACGGGCTCGACGCGGACGACACCGAACTGGCCGCACGGCACGAAGAGGCCCGCGCCGCCCTCGCCGAGGCCGAGTCCGCGCTCTCGGCCGCGCGGGAGGCGGCGAGCGAGGCCGAACGCTCCCGGGCCGCACTCACCGCCCGCCACGAGACACTCGCCCTCGGCCTGCGCCGCAAGGACGGCACCGGCGCGCTGCTCGACGCGGGCGAACGGCTGACCGGCCTGCTCGGCCCGGCCGCCGAACTCCTGCGGGTCACGCCCGGTCACGAGGTGGCGCTGGCCGCCGCGCTCGGCACGGCCGCCGACGCCGTCGCCGTGGCGAGCCCCGCCACCGCCGCCGAAGCCCTCCGCCTGCTGCGCAAACAGGACGCGGGCCGCGCCGCACTGCTCCTCGCCGACGCCTTTGCCCCGGCGCCCGCGAGCCGCGCCGACGGATTGACGTACGCCGCCGATCTCGTCCGCGGACCCGACGAACTCATGCCCGCGGTACGGCGGTTGCTCGACGGGATGGTCGTGGTCGCGAGCCTGGAGGACGCCCAGGACCTGGTGTACGTACACCCGGAGCTGACCGCCGTCACCGCCGAGGGCGATCTGCTCGGCGCGCACTTCGCGCAGGGCGGCTCCGCCGGGGCGCCGAGCCTGCTCGAAGTGCAGGCCTCCGTCGACGAGGCGGCCGCGCAGCTCGAACAACTCGCCCTGCGCTGCGAGGAGTTGGCCGCCGAGCGGGAGAGCGCGGGCGAGCGGCGCCGGGCCGCGGCCGCGCTTGTGGAGGAACTCGGCGAGCGCAGGAGGGCCGCCGACCGGGAGAAGTCCTCGGTCGCGCAGCAGCTCGGGCGGCTCGGCGGACAGGCCAGGGGCGCGGCGGGCGAGGCGGAACGGGCCGCCGCCGCGGCGGCCCGCGCCCAGGACGCCTACGACAAGGCCGCCATCGAGGCCGAGGAACTGGCCGAACGGCTCGCCGTGGCCGAGGAGTTGCCCGTCGAGGACGAGCCCGACTCCTCCGTACGCGACCGCCTCGCCGCGGACGGCGCCAACGCGCGGCAGACCGAGATGGAGGCCCGGCTCCAGGTCCGTACGCACGAGGAGCGGGTCAAGGGACTCGCGGGGCGGGCCGACGGGCTCGACCGTGCGGCGCGCGCCGAGCGCGAGGCGCGGGCCAGGGCCGAGCAGCGCAGGGCGCGGATGCGGCACGAGGCCGAGGTCGCCGAGGCGGTGGCCTCCGGTGCGCGTCAGTTGCTCGCCCATGTCGAGCTCTCGCTCGGGCGGGCCGACGCGGAGCGGGTGCTCGCCGAGCGGGCCAAGGGGGAACGCGAGCGCGAGCTCACCGCGGCCCGCGCGGAGGGGCGCGACCTGAAGTCCGCCCTCGACAAGCTGACCGACTCGGTGCACCGCGGCGAGGTGCTCGGTGCCGAAAAGCGCATGCGTATCGAGCAGTTGGAGACCAAGGCGCTGGAGGAGCTGGGCGTCGAACCGGCGGGCCTGATCGCCGAGTACGGGCCCGACCAGCTCGTGCCGCCCTCGCTGCCCGCCGAGGGCGAGGAACTCCCGGAGGACCCCGAGCACCCGCGCAACCTGCCGCGGCCCTTCGTCCGCGGCGAACAGGAGAAGCGGCTGAAGTCGGCGGAGCGCGCCTACCAGCAGCTCGGCAAGGTCAATCCGCTCGCCCTGGAGGAGTTCGCGGCCCTGGAGGAGCGGCACAAGTTCCTCTCCGAGCAGCTGGAGGACCTGAAGAAGACCCGCGCCGACCTGCTCCAGGTGGTCAAGGAGGTCGACGAGCGGGTGGAACAGGTCTTCACCGAGGCCTACCGCGACACCGCCCGCGAGTTCGAGGGTGTCTTCTCGCGGCTCTTCCCCGGCGGCGAGGGCAGGCTGGTGCTCACCGACCCGGACAACATGCTCACCACGGGCGTCGACGTCGAGGCGCGGCCCCCGGGCAAGAAGGTCAAGCGGCTCTCGCTGCTGTCCGGCGGCGAACGGTCGCTGACCGCCGTGGCCATGCTGGTGTCCATCTTCAAGGCGCGGCCCAGCCCCTTCTACGTGATGGACGAGGTCGAGGCAGCCCTCGACGACACCAACCTGCAGCGGCTGATCCGCATCATGCAGGAGCTGCAGGAGGCCTCGCAGCTCATCGTCATCACGCACCAGAAGCGGACCATGGAAGTCGCCGACGCGCTCTACGGGGTGTCGATGCAGGGCGACGGCGTCTCCAAGGTGATCAGCCAGCGCCTGCGCTGA
- a CDS encoding sugar porter family MFS transporter, whose product MTSTSRAPQSGASSTGGSEHLGHVVFIAAAAAMGGFLFGYDSSVINGAVEAIRHRYDIGSGTLAQVIAIALIGCAIGAATAGRIADRIGRIRCMQISAVLFTISAVGSAVPFALWDLAMWRIVGGFAIGMASVIGPAYIAEVAPPAYRGRLGSFQQAAIVFGIAVSQLVNWGILNAADGDQRGELLGLEAWQLMLGVMVIPSILYLLLSFAIPESPRFLISAGKDSEAREVLAEVEGEGTDLDGRLEEIRSAMHREHKSTFKDLLGGGGFFFKPIVWVGIGLSAFQQLVGINVAFYYSSTLWQSVGVNPADSFFYSFTTSIINIIGTVIAMIFVDRIGRRPLALIGSVGMVIGLALEAWAFSYDLVDGKLPETQGWVALVAAHWFVLFFALSWGVVVWVFLGEMFPNRIRAAALGVAASAQWIANWAITASFPSLADWNLATTYVIYTVFAALSIPFVLKFVPETKGKTLEEMG is encoded by the coding sequence GTGACCAGCACATCGCGGGCCCCGCAGTCGGGGGCCAGCAGCACCGGAGGGTCCGAGCACCTCGGGCACGTCGTCTTCATCGCCGCCGCGGCCGCCATGGGCGGATTCCTCTTCGGTTACGACAGCTCCGTCATCAACGGTGCCGTGGAGGCCATCCGCCACCGCTACGACATCGGCTCCGGAACCCTGGCGCAGGTCATCGCGATCGCCCTGATCGGCTGTGCGATCGGCGCCGCCACCGCGGGCCGAATCGCGGACCGGATCGGCCGTATCCGCTGTATGCAGATCTCGGCCGTGCTGTTCACCATCAGCGCGGTCGGCTCGGCGGTGCCGTTCGCGCTCTGGGACCTCGCGATGTGGCGCATCGTCGGCGGTTTCGCGATCGGCATGGCCTCCGTCATCGGCCCCGCCTACATCGCCGAGGTCGCGCCGCCCGCCTACCGCGGCCGCCTCGGCTCCTTCCAGCAGGCGGCCATCGTGTTCGGCATCGCGGTCTCACAGCTCGTGAACTGGGGCATCCTCAACGCCGCCGACGGCGACCAGCGCGGCGAGCTGCTCGGCCTGGAGGCCTGGCAGTTGATGCTGGGCGTGATGGTGATCCCCTCGATCCTGTACCTGCTGCTCTCCTTCGCGATCCCCGAGTCGCCGCGCTTTCTCATCTCGGCGGGCAAGGACAGCGAGGCGCGTGAGGTGCTCGCCGAGGTGGAGGGCGAGGGCACGGATCTCGACGGGCGGCTGGAGGAGATCCGCAGCGCCATGCACCGCGAGCACAAGTCCACCTTCAAGGACCTGCTCGGCGGCGGCGGGTTCTTCTTCAAGCCGATCGTCTGGGTCGGCATCGGCCTGTCCGCGTTCCAGCAGCTCGTCGGCATCAACGTCGCCTTCTACTACTCCTCGACGCTGTGGCAGTCCGTGGGTGTGAACCCGGCCGACTCGTTCTTCTACTCGTTCACCACCTCGATCATCAACATCATCGGCACCGTGATCGCGATGATCTTCGTCGACCGGATCGGCCGCCGCCCGCTCGCCCTCATCGGCTCCGTCGGCATGGTCATCGGCCTGGCGCTGGAGGCGTGGGCGTTCTCGTACGACCTGGTGGACGGGAAGCTGCCCGAGACGCAGGGCTGGGTGGCGCTGGTCGCGGCCCACTGGTTCGTGCTCTTCTTCGCCCTGTCCTGGGGTGTGGTCGTGTGGGTCTTCCTCGGCGAGATGTTCCCGAACCGGATCCGCGCCGCCGCGCTCGGCGTCGCGGCCTCCGCGCAGTGGATCGCCAACTGGGCCATCACCGCGAGCTTCCCGTCCCTGGCCGACTGGA